From Azospirillum baldaniorum, the proteins below share one genomic window:
- a CDS encoding Tex family protein: MPSTSISQRIADELSVRESQVASAVKLLDEGSTVPFIARYRKEATGGLDDTQLRTLEERLSYLRELEDRRAAILSSVREQDKLTPELELQIRQADTKTRLEDLYLPYKPKRRTKAQIAREAGLEPLADRLLADPSLQPDAEAAGFVSADKGVADVKAALDGARHILVERFGEDAELVGRLRATMADKGVVTSKVIEEKRAEGAKFSDYFEFDEPWAKVPSHRALALFRGRTQGVLDIRLDLPVEEGQPHPAERTIAAHTGIRDQGRPADKWLSDVVRWTWKLKIGPHVETDLMGDLRERAEDEAIRVFARNLHDLLLAAPAGPRTTIGLDPGIRTGVKVAVVDATGKLVDTATVYPHQPRNDWDGAIAAIAALAVRHKAELISIGNGTASRETDKLVADLFKRHPELKLTKLVVSEAGASVYSASETAAAEFPKLDVSLRGAVSIARRLQDPLAELVKIEPKSIGVGQYQHDVSGGKLARSLDAVVEDCVNAVGVDLNTASVPLLTRVSGLNETIARNIVEHRDRNGAFRSRKQLLDVARLGPKTFEQAAGFLRIREGDNPLDTSAVHPEAYPLVERILKKTGKDLGSVIGDARFLRGLNAEDFTDERFGVPTIEDILKELEKPGRDPRPEFKTATFQEGVEELKDLQTGMVLEGVVTNVTAFGAFVDIGVHQDGLVHISQLSTSFVKDPHTVVKAGDIVKVKVMEVDIPRKRIGLTMRLTDAAPRPERGQGRAEGQRGDDKRRDDRRGPPPGKGGSAPKPAPKPAKAPEPVNNAFAEAFARAQAGKKR, encoded by the coding sequence ATGCCGTCCACGTCCATCAGCCAACGCATCGCCGACGAGCTTTCGGTCCGTGAATCCCAGGTCGCCTCGGCCGTCAAGCTGCTCGACGAAGGATCGACCGTCCCCTTCATCGCCCGTTACCGCAAGGAGGCCACGGGCGGGCTCGACGACACGCAGTTGCGCACGCTGGAGGAACGGCTGTCCTACCTGCGCGAGCTTGAGGACCGGCGCGCGGCGATCCTGTCCTCCGTCCGCGAGCAGGACAAGCTGACGCCGGAGTTGGAGCTGCAGATCCGTCAGGCCGACACCAAGACGCGCCTGGAAGACCTCTACCTGCCCTACAAGCCGAAGCGCCGCACCAAGGCGCAGATCGCCCGCGAGGCGGGACTGGAGCCGCTGGCCGACCGGCTTCTCGCCGATCCCTCGCTCCAGCCGGACGCCGAGGCCGCCGGCTTCGTCAGCGCCGACAAGGGTGTGGCCGACGTCAAGGCGGCGCTCGACGGCGCTCGCCACATCCTGGTGGAGCGCTTCGGCGAGGACGCCGAGCTGGTCGGCCGGCTGCGCGCCACCATGGCCGACAAGGGCGTGGTGACCTCCAAGGTGATCGAGGAGAAGCGGGCCGAAGGCGCCAAGTTCTCCGATTACTTCGAGTTCGACGAACCCTGGGCGAAGGTGCCCTCGCATCGCGCGCTGGCGCTGTTCCGCGGCCGGACCCAGGGCGTGCTGGACATCCGCCTGGACCTGCCGGTCGAGGAGGGACAGCCCCACCCGGCGGAGCGCACCATCGCCGCCCACACCGGCATCCGCGACCAGGGCCGCCCGGCCGACAAGTGGCTGTCCGACGTGGTCCGCTGGACCTGGAAGCTGAAGATCGGCCCGCATGTCGAGACCGACCTGATGGGCGACCTGCGGGAACGCGCGGAGGACGAGGCCATCCGCGTCTTCGCACGCAACCTGCACGACCTGCTGCTGGCCGCCCCGGCCGGCCCGCGCACGACCATCGGCCTCGACCCCGGCATCCGCACCGGCGTGAAGGTCGCCGTGGTCGACGCCACGGGCAAGCTGGTCGACACCGCCACCGTCTACCCGCACCAGCCGAGGAACGACTGGGACGGCGCCATCGCCGCCATCGCCGCCCTGGCGGTGCGCCACAAGGCGGAGCTGATCTCCATCGGCAACGGCACGGCGAGCCGCGAGACGGACAAGCTGGTCGCCGACCTGTTCAAGCGCCATCCGGAGCTGAAGCTCACCAAGCTGGTGGTCAGCGAAGCCGGCGCGTCGGTCTATTCCGCGTCGGAGACCGCGGCGGCGGAGTTCCCGAAGCTGGACGTCAGCCTGCGCGGCGCCGTCTCCATCGCCCGCCGCCTTCAGGACCCGCTGGCCGAGCTGGTGAAGATCGAGCCGAAGTCCATCGGCGTCGGCCAATACCAGCACGACGTGTCGGGCGGCAAGCTCGCCCGCTCGCTGGACGCGGTGGTTGAGGACTGCGTGAACGCGGTCGGCGTCGATCTGAACACGGCGTCCGTTCCGCTGCTGACCCGCGTGTCCGGCCTGAACGAGACGATCGCCCGCAACATCGTGGAGCACCGCGACCGCAACGGCGCCTTCCGGTCGCGCAAGCAGCTGCTCGACGTGGCGCGCCTCGGCCCGAAGACCTTCGAGCAGGCCGCCGGCTTCCTGCGCATCCGCGAGGGCGACAACCCGCTGGACACCTCCGCCGTCCACCCCGAGGCCTACCCGCTGGTCGAGCGCATCCTGAAGAAGACCGGCAAGGATCTGGGCAGCGTCATCGGCGACGCCCGCTTCCTGCGCGGGCTGAACGCCGAGGATTTCACCGACGAGCGGTTCGGCGTGCCGACCATCGAGGACATCCTGAAGGAGCTCGAGAAGCCCGGCCGCGACCCGCGTCCGGAGTTCAAGACGGCCACCTTCCAAGAGGGCGTCGAGGAGCTGAAGGACCTCCAGACCGGCATGGTTCTGGAAGGGGTGGTGACCAACGTCACCGCCTTCGGCGCCTTCGTGGACATCGGCGTGCACCAGGATGGGCTGGTCCACATCTCGCAGCTGTCCACCAGCTTCGTGAAGGACCCACACACCGTCGTGAAGGCCGGCGACATCGTGAAGGTCAAGGTGATGGAGGTCGACATTCCGCGCAAGCGCATCGGCCTGACCATGCGCCTGACCGACGCCGCCCCCCGCCCCGAGCGTGGCCAAGGCCGTGCGGAAGGCCAGCGTGGCGACGACAAGCGCCGGGACGACCGCCGCGGTCCGCCGCCCGGCAAGGGCGGCTCCGCTCCGAAGCCGGCCCCCAAACCGGCGAAGGCGCCGGAGCCCGTCAACAACGCCTTCGCCGAAGCCTTCGCGCGGGCGCAGGCCGGCAAGAAGCGGTAA
- a CDS encoding sensor domain-containing diguanylate cyclase: MFSSATRIVGLYAVLATAWVVGSDRLLDAAGLDEVVLIQNVKGTAFVLFTALVLWGFIRQEFQRRTRSEDALRSTLERLAQSEADLRSVIEKLPDAFFRTDLDGRVSMASPQFAREFGLTPETVIGTRIADHYVEEDGRAKFLAALEEAGGEVRDHRMPMRRQDGTTFWISANAYIRRDPAGRPIGVEGIARNTTAQHHLEERLRYLAGHDALTGLCNRIRFEDRLEHAIARAKREDKSFALLFLDLDGFKEVNDTHGHQKGDEVLVTTAQRLSGALRNSDTTARIGGDEFAVLLEGDISVENARAVAEKVIDSIDRPLPGLDLSVSASVGMAFYPSDGADAGVLLRCADQAMYRAKRLGKNRLELGTA, translated from the coding sequence ATGTTCTCTTCGGCAACCCGAATCGTCGGACTGTACGCGGTCCTCGCCACCGCGTGGGTGGTGGGGTCCGACCGCCTTTTGGACGCTGCCGGTCTGGACGAGGTGGTGCTGATCCAGAACGTCAAGGGCACCGCCTTCGTTCTGTTCACCGCCCTGGTCCTATGGGGTTTCATACGCCAGGAGTTCCAGCGCCGCACCCGGTCGGAGGACGCCTTGCGCTCCACGCTGGAGCGGCTGGCCCAGTCGGAGGCCGATCTCCGCTCGGTCATCGAAAAGCTGCCGGACGCCTTTTTCCGCACGGATCTCGACGGTCGGGTCAGCATGGCCTCCCCCCAGTTCGCGCGGGAGTTCGGTCTTACTCCGGAGACGGTGATCGGCACCCGCATCGCCGATCATTACGTGGAGGAGGATGGGCGCGCCAAATTCCTCGCGGCGCTGGAGGAAGCGGGCGGCGAGGTCCGCGACCACCGCATGCCGATGCGGCGGCAGGACGGCACCACCTTCTGGATTTCCGCCAACGCCTACATCCGCCGCGATCCCGCCGGGCGTCCCATCGGGGTGGAGGGGATTGCCCGCAACACCACCGCCCAGCACCATCTGGAGGAGCGGCTGCGCTATCTGGCCGGGCACGACGCGCTGACGGGCCTGTGCAACCGCATCCGCTTCGAGGACCGGCTGGAGCACGCCATTGCCCGCGCCAAGCGCGAGGACAAGAGCTTTGCCCTGCTCTTCCTCGACCTCGACGGGTTCAAGGAGGTCAACGACACCCACGGTCACCAGAAGGGCGACGAGGTGCTGGTGACCACAGCGCAGCGCCTGTCCGGCGCGCTGCGCAACAGCGACACCACCGCCCGCATCGGCGGCGACGAGTTCGCCGTCCTGCTGGAGGGGGACATCTCCGTCGAGAACGCCCGGGCCGTGGCGGAAAAAGTCATCGATTCCATCGACCGGCCCCTGCCCGGCCTTGACCTGTCGGTGTCGGCCAGCGTGGGCATGGCCTTCTACCCGTCGGATGGGGCCGACGCCGGTGTTCTGCTGCGCTGCGCCGATCAGGCCATGTACCGCGCCAAGCGCCTGGGCAAGAACCGGCTGGAACTGGGCACGGCCTGA
- a CDS encoding LysE family translocator, producing MDGSVLALLSVLGALAIGAISPGPSFVLVARTSIAVSRGAGVAAAVGMGAGGVVFATLALLGLHALLIQVEWLYLILKVAGGLYLVHLAVRIWRGAAEPVRVPDGAAESHGILRSFGIGLATQISNPKTAIVYASIFAALLPASPPAWVLLALPPAVFLVETGWYAIVAVAFSAGRPRAAYLRSKAWIDRLAASVIGALGIRLVMDAAKPS from the coding sequence ATGGATGGGTCCGTTCTTGCCCTTTTGAGCGTTCTCGGCGCCTTGGCCATCGGCGCCATCAGCCCCGGCCCCAGCTTTGTCCTGGTGGCACGCACCTCCATCGCCGTGTCGCGTGGCGCCGGTGTTGCCGCCGCCGTCGGCATGGGGGCCGGCGGCGTGGTCTTCGCCACCTTGGCCCTCCTCGGTCTGCACGCCCTGCTGATCCAGGTCGAGTGGCTCTATTTGATCCTGAAAGTCGCAGGCGGCCTTTACCTCGTCCATCTGGCGGTGCGGATTTGGCGGGGAGCGGCGGAGCCTGTCCGCGTTCCGGATGGCGCCGCCGAGTCCCACGGCATCTTGCGCTCCTTCGGGATCGGGCTGGCGACGCAGATCAGCAATCCGAAGACCGCCATCGTCTACGCCAGCATCTTCGCGGCCCTTCTGCCGGCCTCGCCGCCGGCCTGGGTTCTGCTGGCGCTGCCGCCCGCCGTGTTCCTGGTCGAGACGGGCTGGTACGCCATCGTCGCCGTGGCATTCTCCGCCGGCCGCCCCCGCGCCGCCTATCTGCGGTCCAAGGCGTGGATCGACCGGCTGGCGGCCTCGGTCATCGGCGCGCTGGGCATTCGGTTGGTGATGGACGCGGCGAAGCCGTCCTGA
- a CDS encoding YqaJ viral recombinase family protein: protein MAITDAQRAARAGRIGSSDATRVMAGDWLNLWREKTGRSTPADLDLVAAVQIGIATEHLHPRFVEKATGLPCVPAERTWVHPEHEWMVAHPDFLTWEGDTDTGEPDTLVEAKFTGGFQTDADLAQRYHWQVQHQLVVTGLDRAMLSILRPTGHALVRVPRREADCGRLMETLNAFWWHVANDVEPGDPLPAEAPAYETRRVVDMARHNRFAALAAELVDRRAAALAVREAEAALKALMPADARIAFVAGDEPGRGLYLARDREGRLSLRYGAPPRRALDTAEPWRPATADPSPDPSLDAVLSGGWGEGRDERY, encoded by the coding sequence ATGGCGATTACGGACGCGCAACGTGCCGCGCGGGCAGGGCGTATCGGGTCTTCCGACGCCACCCGCGTCATGGCGGGCGACTGGCTGAATCTGTGGCGCGAGAAGACGGGGCGGTCGACGCCGGCCGACCTGGACCTCGTCGCCGCGGTGCAGATCGGCATCGCGACTGAACATCTGCATCCCCGCTTCGTGGAGAAGGCCACCGGCCTTCCCTGCGTGCCGGCGGAACGGACCTGGGTCCATCCGGAGCATGAGTGGATGGTTGCCCACCCGGATTTCCTGACCTGGGAGGGTGACACGGACACCGGTGAGCCGGACACGCTGGTGGAAGCGAAATTCACCGGCGGCTTCCAGACGGATGCGGATCTGGCCCAGCGCTACCACTGGCAGGTTCAGCACCAATTGGTGGTCACCGGGCTGGACCGGGCGATGCTGTCGATCCTGCGCCCCACCGGCCACGCGCTCGTCCGCGTGCCGCGGCGGGAGGCGGATTGCGGGCGGCTGATGGAGACGCTAAACGCCTTCTGGTGGCACGTCGCCAACGACGTGGAACCCGGCGATCCGCTGCCCGCGGAGGCGCCGGCCTATGAAACCCGACGGGTGGTCGACATGGCCCGGCACAACCGCTTCGCCGCCCTGGCCGCGGAGCTGGTGGACCGCCGCGCCGCCGCCCTCGCCGTCCGTGAAGCGGAGGCCGCCCTGAAGGCGCTGATGCCCGCCGACGCGCGCATCGCGTTCGTGGCGGGGGATGAGCCGGGCCGCGGCCTGTACCTCGCCCGTGACCGCGAGGGACGCCTGTCGCTGCGCTACGGCGCGCCGCCGCGGCGGGCGCTCGACACCGCCGAACCGTGGCGGCCCGCCACGGCCGATCCGTCCCCTGACCCGAGCCTGGACGCTGTGCTCAGCGGCGGCTGGGGTGAGGGGAGAGACGAACGCTACTGA
- a CDS encoding heavy metal-binding domain-containing protein → MIVTSTDTVEGRPVTQYLGMVAGEAILGVNMFRDLFSGIRDIVGGRAGGYQNALRDAREAAFADLQDAARALGADAIVGVDIDYEVLGKENGMLMVSINGTAVRLG, encoded by the coding sequence ATGATCGTCACCAGCACCGACACCGTCGAAGGCCGTCCCGTCACCCAGTATCTGGGCATGGTCGCCGGCGAGGCGATCCTCGGCGTGAACATGTTCCGCGACCTGTTCTCCGGCATCCGCGACATCGTCGGCGGCCGGGCCGGCGGCTACCAGAACGCGCTGCGCGACGCCCGCGAGGCCGCTTTCGCCGATTTGCAGGACGCCGCGCGGGCACTGGGCGCCGACGCCATCGTCGGCGTGGACATCGATTACGAGGTGCTGGGCAAGGAGAACGGCATGCTGATGGTCTCCATCAACGGAACCGCCGTCCGGCTGGGCTGA
- a CDS encoding E22 family MetX-like putative esterase, with protein sequence MRSLAKRLGGLALAAGLFCAAPALAFEGLVEKKVFEMPSYTTVGGGTIKNVRIGWESYGKLNDARDNVILVTHFFSGNSHAAGKYKMEDPAPGYWDSIIGPGKPLDTDKFFIISSDTLVNLSPKDPTVTTTGPASVNPDTGKPYGMSFPVVTIRDFVNVQKALLDSLNVKSLHAVMGGSMGSLQALEWGATHPEMVKRVVAVIGGAEADPFLIGWLNLWAAPIRVDPNWQGGDYYGKAEPKAGLTEALKLVTLHARHWKWADATFGRGWAEEGKDPAASMNNQYAIEAWLDKAAAARAAVSDANHFLYLVKANQTFLVGGGGSLDEGLAKIKAPVLLIPSADDLVFPPERAMRPLKERLEKQGIAVTYTDAITTSLGHLDGIANIAKAGDAISAFMAK encoded by the coding sequence ATGCGTTCTCTGGCGAAACGGCTCGGCGGCCTAGCTCTGGCCGCCGGGCTCTTCTGCGCGGCGCCGGCCCTGGCCTTCGAGGGCCTCGTGGAGAAGAAGGTGTTCGAGATGCCGTCCTACACCACGGTGGGCGGCGGCACGATCAAGAACGTCCGGATCGGCTGGGAAAGCTACGGAAAGCTGAACGACGCCAGGGACAACGTCATCCTCGTCACCCATTTCTTCAGCGGCAACAGCCACGCCGCCGGCAAGTACAAGATGGAGGATCCGGCCCCAGGCTATTGGGACTCCATCATCGGTCCGGGCAAGCCGCTGGACACCGACAAGTTCTTCATCATCAGTTCCGACACGCTGGTGAACCTGTCGCCGAAGGACCCGACCGTCACCACCACCGGCCCGGCCAGCGTCAATCCCGACACCGGCAAGCCCTACGGCATGAGCTTCCCGGTCGTCACCATCCGCGATTTCGTCAATGTTCAGAAAGCGTTGCTGGACAGCCTCAATGTCAAGTCTCTGCACGCGGTGATGGGCGGGTCCATGGGATCGCTCCAGGCGCTGGAATGGGGCGCCACCCATCCGGAGATGGTCAAGCGCGTGGTCGCGGTGATCGGCGGGGCCGAGGCCGATCCCTTCCTGATCGGCTGGCTGAACTTGTGGGCGGCCCCGATCCGCGTCGATCCGAACTGGCAGGGCGGCGATTACTACGGCAAGGCGGAGCCCAAGGCTGGGCTGACCGAGGCGTTGAAGCTGGTGACCCTGCACGCCCGCCACTGGAAATGGGCGGACGCCACCTTCGGCCGCGGTTGGGCGGAGGAAGGCAAGGACCCCGCCGCCAGCATGAACAACCAGTACGCCATCGAAGCGTGGCTGGACAAGGCGGCTGCGGCCCGCGCCGCGGTCAGCGACGCCAACCACTTCCTGTATTTGGTGAAGGCCAACCAGACCTTCCTGGTGGGCGGCGGCGGATCGCTGGACGAGGGCTTGGCGAAGATCAAGGCGCCGGTCCTGCTGATCCCCTCCGCCGACGACCTCGTCTTCCCGCCGGAGCGCGCCATGCGCCCTCTGAAGGAGCGGTTGGAGAAACAGGGCATCGCGGTCACCTACACCGACGCAATCACCACCAGCCTCGGGCATCTCGACGGCATCGCCAACATCGCAAAGGCGGGAGATGCGATATCGGCCTTCATGGCGAAGTGA
- a CDS encoding response regulator translates to MSVQTLTATRRTILVVDDNALMRKLLVRCLEEGGHRVVETDDPRGVLDLMRALKPDLVIMDVVMPGLSGVELVRLIRADRALARTLVVAVTNLSTPTDMLRFSKAGFDGHVPKPIQPKDFLATITRYLDGKGDRI, encoded by the coding sequence ATGAGTGTTCAAACGCTGACTGCGACGCGGCGGACCATCCTCGTCGTTGATGACAACGCCCTGATGCGCAAACTGCTTGTCCGTTGCCTGGAAGAGGGTGGCCACCGCGTTGTGGAGACGGATGATCCGCGGGGCGTGCTCGACCTGATGCGCGCGTTGAAGCCCGATCTCGTGATCATGGACGTGGTGATGCCCGGCCTGTCCGGTGTCGAGCTGGTTCGGCTGATCCGCGCCGACCGGGCTTTGGCGCGCACGCTGGTGGTCGCGGTCACCAACCTGTCGACGCCCACGGACATGCTGCGCTTTTCCAAAGCCGGTTTCGACGGGCATGTGCCCAAGCCGATCCAGCCGAAGGACTTCCTGGCGACGATCACCCGCTATCTGGACGGTAAGGGGGACCGGATATGA
- a CDS encoding extracellular solute-binding protein, translating into MRRVAAGLLMGLIAAAAAVAGPAGAQPQHGMARHGMALYGEPKYGPDFRHFDYVNPDAPKGGKVTLQAIGSFDTLNPFTLRGVPAAGATLIYDTLMTGSADEPFTEYGLLAESVEMPEDRSSITFNLRSGARWHDGKPVTAEDVVFSFTILTESHPFYRSYYGAVDKVEADGERRVRFTFKPGDNRELPMIVGQLPVLPKHYWEGKDFQSTTLEPPLGSGPYRIASFDPGRGITYERVADYWGKDLPVNVGRNNFGSMAYEYYRDASVALQAFRGGLYDFRQENVAKTWATGYDFDAVRDGKVVKEEIANEVPAGMQGFVFNTRRPVFANPKVRQAIAYAFDFEWTNQTLFYGAYKRTESYFENSPLQSRDLPQGRELAILEPLRGKIPAEVFEKTYHPPSTEGQNGLRRNLLEAKRLLDEAGTDVRNGVRVDVATGTPLDFEILLDSPTFERVTLPFIENLKRLGIRASIRTVDTTQYENRTRDFDFDMVVHVWPQSLSPGNEQTGYWGSAFADRPGSQNMAGVRSEAVDHLIGEIVRANSQEDLKAAVSALDRVLLWNHYVVPHWYSGVYRVAYWSRLKRPDTVPPYSISFDAWWLSDASSAGPGKAP; encoded by the coding sequence ATGCGCCGTGTGGCCGCTGGACTGTTGATGGGGCTGATCGCCGCCGCCGCCGCCGTGGCCGGACCGGCGGGCGCGCAGCCGCAGCATGGCATGGCGCGGCACGGCATGGCGCTGTATGGCGAGCCGAAATACGGGCCGGACTTCCGGCATTTCGATTACGTCAACCCGGACGCCCCGAAGGGCGGCAAGGTGACCCTCCAGGCCATCGGCTCCTTCGACACGCTGAATCCTTTCACGCTGCGCGGGGTGCCCGCGGCGGGGGCTACGCTGATCTACGACACGCTGATGACCGGGTCGGCGGACGAGCCCTTCACCGAATACGGCCTGCTCGCCGAAAGCGTGGAGATGCCGGAGGACCGCTCCTCCATCACCTTCAACCTGCGCTCCGGCGCGCGGTGGCACGATGGAAAGCCGGTCACCGCCGAGGACGTGGTGTTCTCCTTCACCATCCTGACGGAGAGCCATCCCTTCTACCGCAGCTATTACGGCGCCGTGGACAAGGTCGAGGCGGACGGAGAGCGTCGCGTCCGCTTCACCTTCAAGCCGGGCGACAACCGCGAGCTTCCGATGATCGTCGGCCAGTTGCCGGTGCTGCCGAAGCATTACTGGGAGGGCAAGGACTTCCAGTCGACCACGCTGGAGCCACCGCTGGGCAGCGGTCCCTACCGCATCGCGTCCTTCGATCCGGGCCGCGGCATCACCTATGAGCGGGTCGCCGACTATTGGGGCAAGGACCTTCCGGTGAATGTCGGGCGGAACAATTTCGGGAGCATGGCCTACGAGTATTACCGGGACGCCAGCGTCGCCCTGCAGGCCTTCCGCGGCGGGCTGTACGACTTCCGCCAGGAGAACGTCGCCAAGACCTGGGCCACCGGCTACGACTTCGACGCCGTGCGCGACGGCAAGGTGGTGAAGGAGGAGATCGCCAACGAGGTGCCGGCGGGCATGCAGGGCTTCGTGTTCAACACGCGCCGCCCGGTCTTTGCGAACCCCAAGGTGCGTCAGGCCATCGCCTACGCCTTCGACTTCGAATGGACGAACCAGACCCTGTTCTACGGCGCCTACAAGCGGACGGAGAGCTATTTCGAGAACTCACCGCTCCAGTCCAGGGACCTGCCCCAAGGCCGCGAACTGGCGATTCTGGAACCGCTGCGCGGGAAAATCCCCGCCGAGGTCTTCGAGAAGACCTACCATCCACCCAGCACGGAGGGCCAGAACGGGCTGCGCCGCAACCTCCTGGAGGCCAAGCGGCTGCTCGACGAGGCGGGGACGGACGTGCGCAACGGCGTGCGGGTCGACGTCGCGACCGGCACGCCGCTGGACTTCGAAATCCTTCTGGACAGCCCGACCTTCGAGCGGGTGACGCTGCCCTTCATCGAGAATCTGAAGCGGCTCGGCATCCGGGCCAGCATCCGCACGGTGGACACCACCCAGTACGAGAACCGCACGCGCGACTTCGATTTCGACATGGTGGTCCATGTCTGGCCGCAGTCCCTGTCGCCGGGAAACGAGCAGACCGGCTATTGGGGATCGGCCTTCGCCGACCGTCCGGGAAGCCAGAACATGGCCGGTGTGCGCAGCGAGGCGGTCGATCATCTGATCGGCGAGATCGTCCGCGCCAACAGCCAGGAGGATCTGAAGGCCGCGGTGTCGGCCCTGGACCGGGTGCTGCTGTGGAACCATTACGTGGTGCCGCACTGGTACTCCGGCGTCTACCGCGTGGCCTATTGGAGCCGCTTGAAGCGCCCCGACACCGTACCGCCCTACTCGATCTCCTTCGACGCCTGGTGGCTGTCGGACGCCTCGTCCGCCGGCCCTGGCAAAGCGCCGTGA
- a CDS encoding glutathione S-transferase family protein has product MSAEFTVYGNLNSQPATRVVLFLSMAGVPYAYRHVDLRGGQQKSADYLAINRFGRVPTLVHGDLSISESGVILTYLAEKTGRFGGRDEAERIRLAEWLSWLADVLLPVQRARAVRKFNGDANALPWIDAAAASGLAQFDRHLAGRTFIEGERLSIADIFAFPWIDLVEEANIDIATYPNVQAWHARVLAQPGAKRQMALMPQTDVG; this is encoded by the coding sequence GTGTCCGCCGAATTCACCGTCTACGGCAATCTTAATTCGCAGCCCGCCACCCGCGTCGTTCTGTTCCTGTCGATGGCCGGCGTGCCCTACGCCTACCGCCATGTCGACCTGCGCGGCGGCCAGCAGAAGTCCGCGGACTATCTCGCCATCAACCGCTTCGGCCGGGTGCCGACCCTGGTCCACGGCGACCTCAGCATCTCTGAATCGGGCGTCATCCTGACCTATCTGGCGGAGAAGACCGGCCGGTTCGGTGGACGGGACGAGGCGGAACGGATCAGATTGGCGGAGTGGCTGTCCTGGCTGGCCGACGTGCTGCTGCCGGTCCAGCGCGCCCGCGCGGTGCGCAAGTTCAACGGCGACGCCAACGCACTGCCGTGGATCGACGCCGCAGCGGCCAGCGGGCTCGCCCAGTTCGACCGCCATCTGGCGGGGCGGACCTTCATCGAGGGCGAGCGGCTCAGCATCGCCGACATCTTCGCCTTCCCGTGGATCGACCTCGTGGAGGAGGCGAACATCGACATCGCCACCTACCCCAACGTCCAGGCGTGGCACGCCCGCGTGCTGGCCCAGCCCGGCGCCAAGCGCCAGATGGCGCTGATGCCGCAGACGGACGTCGGCTGA